In Musa acuminata AAA Group cultivar baxijiao chromosome BXJ3-9, Cavendish_Baxijiao_AAA, whole genome shotgun sequence, a single genomic region encodes these proteins:
- the LOC135650271 gene encoding DNA polymerase epsilon catalytic subunit A-like → MNSDSRRRERLTYGRNPSKQKHRLNAEEVLERKLGFDLFTEGDKRLGWLLTFSPSSWEDQETNKIYSCVDLYFVSQDGLTFKVKHKFPPYFYAATKDKMELEVEAYLRRRYERQITDVEIVDKEDLDLKNHLSGLNRSYLKLSFDTVQQLIHVKNDLMHVVERNQSKLDAAEAFESIYIGGRKERPQDLMDCIIDLREYDVPYHVRFAIDNDVRCGLWYDISVFSAGILLEKRSDLLQRAEVHVCAFDIETTKLPLKFPDAEYDLIMMISYMIDGQGYLIINRECVGEDIEDLEYTPKPEFEGCFKVRNVKDEGELLKAWFAHMQEAKPGIYVTYNGDFFDWPFLEKRASHHGIKMSEEIGFQCDSNQGECRAKFSCHLDCFAWVKRDSYLPQGSQGLKAVTKAKLGYDPLEVNPEDMVRYAMEQPQMMASYSVSDAVATYFLYMTYVHPFIFSLATIIPMPPDEVLRKGSGTLCEMLLMVQAYKANVICPNKHQSDPEKFYNNRPLESETYIGGHVECLESGVFRSDLPIKFQLDPSAYEQLIGNLDRDLQFAITVEGKMSIESIANYKDVKNAIMEKLIFLRDHPTCEECPLIYHLDVAAMYPNIILTNRLQPPSIVTDVVCTACDFNRPGKNCLRKLEWVWRGETYMAKKSDYYYIRKQIQSELVEFGDGKTMPFLDLPKSEQQLRLKERLKKYCQKAYKRVLDKPVTELREAGICMRENPFYVDTVRSFRDRRYEYKGLNKVWKGKLADAKTSRNQMNIQEAQDMVILYDSLQLAHKCILNSFYGYVMRKGARWYSMEMAGVVTYTGAKIIQNARLLVEKIGRPLELDTDGIWCALPGSFPENFTFKTSDGKKFTISYPCVMLNVDVARNNTNDQYQTLKDPVTRTYTTHSECSIEFEVDGPYKAMILPASKAEGILIKKRYAVFNYDGTLAELKGFEIKRRGELKLIKVFQAEVFDKFLHGSTLEECYAAVASVANRWLDLLDNQGIDIADSELLDYISESSTMSKSLVDYGEQKSCAVTTAKRLAHFLGDAMVKDKGLHCQYIVAREPQGTPVSERAVPVAIFETDAEIAKYYLRKWCKITSDVGIRSIVDWSYYTLRLSSAIQKIITIPAAMQKVSNPVPRVVHPDWLHKKVCEKEDRFRQRKLVDIFNTAKRDQVAQDETIVGDIEEILVKDGARVLPPRPVVHSFEFNREINSRKPSSPVSGMPVDLQEQDLTLFGSNQSLVSSSNNGISSENVDKTIDYQAWLETKKRKWKDSREERKRCRLGSTNISDEPVGTTKFPDSSFKYKHSQRFGVSGFFKKHESSLVRSHWQILQLVPRTQPGHFYAWVIADGTMHKVPINVPRVFYLNSKAPITEEFPGRRVKKILPHSRPNFNLIEVVISEEQFRAESKKLAAHLADPEVEGIYETKVPLEFHAIIQIGCVCKVDKAAKLRNAQDGWNLDELHMKTTAECSYLEQGVTYFYLYHSFSEGRAIYVIYFPTSWTISVVVVNPFQNKELSSAILEKQFREACHALSIEPPTNGSATFKVEYVRSIDVGSKILQRTLVAHRHQHLQPAIGIIECPGFQVLKSRIRILEDFPCVTMSFNACDSNYQALGWQVTAGKISMQRCAASSQWFNERILLSRYAHVPLGNFELDWLLFTADVFFSRALRDKQQVLWISDDGIPDFGGIYEGDTCFADEVNQPAASYPGAYRKVAVELKIHHLAVNALLKSSLVEETDGGSLFCHESDSHPPAHDNETDYDEASSCAPAFQVLKQLIQRCISDAVASGNAFADGILQHLYRWLCSPMSKLHDPALHRVLNMFMKKVFALLLVEFKKLGATIIFANFSKIIIDTGKIELSAARAYCDCLLRTLQTRELFEWIELEPLHFWHSLLFMDQLNYGGIQAKWPMGLPVEDMEDNSQMNVVSSWNIAEYLPKVTKDHFVLIVSEFLYIPWKYLKEQVLIRTTNMMDDSTSTQSITVTAAETIEARVNEYIKEQISNYFTEKLLNIVCDILRRFKGENKGIKDLHATHVLPCSYGSQGNKGDAALEFIKHVCAVLALDQNVKHDVLRMRKNLLKRIHVKEFSPEAQFRDPCQSFTLPNIICSYCNDCRDLDFCHDSVLLEDNWHCAVPHCGQPYNREQMENALLQIVRQRERLYHLQDLVCDRCRQVKAAHLVEQCACGGSFRCHEDLLAFLGKMQVFLSIAACKKFQLLHDCTSWILQVR, encoded by the exons AAAAATCATCTTTCTGGTTTGAACAGGTCATATTTAAAGCTCAGCTTTGATACTGTCCAGCAACTAATACACGTCAAGAATGACCTTATGCATGTTGTTGAAAGGAACCAATCAAAATTAGATGCTGCAGAGGCATTTGAATCTATATATATTGGTGGAAG AAAGGAAAGGCCACAAGATCTAATGGATTGCATTATTGATCTTCGTGAATATGATGTTCCCTATCATGTTCGTTTTGCTATCGATAATG ATGTTAGATGTGGTCTGTGGTATGATATATCTGTCTTTAGTGCTGGTATTTTGCTTGAGAAAAGGTCTGATCTTCTTCAACGGGCAGAAGTTCATGTTTGTGCATTTGATATTGAGACAACCAAGCTCCCTCTGAAATTTCCAGATGCTGAATATGATctcataatgatgatttcatACATGATCGATGGACAAGGGTACTTGATAATCAACCGGGAG TGTGTTGGTGAGGATATTGAAGATTTGGAGTATACTCCAAAACCAGAATTTGAAGGTTGCTTTAAAGTAAGAAACGTGAAAGATGAG GGAGAGCTTTTAAAAGCATGGTTTGCCCACATGCAAGAGGCTAAGCCAGGTATATATGTCACTTACAATGGAGATTTCTTCGACTGGCCATTCCTAGAGAAAAGAGCTtctcatcatggtattaaaatgAGTGAG GAAATTGGTTTCCAGTGCGACAGTAACCAAGGGGAGTGTCGTGCCAAATTTTCTTGTCATCTTGATTGTTTTGCTTGGGTGAAACGTGATAGTTACCTTCCTCAAGGAAGCCAAGGTCTTAAG GCTGTTACAAAGGCTAAATTGGGTTATGATCCACTGGAGGTGAATCCAGAAGACATGGTTCGTTATGCCATGGAACAACCACAG ATGATGGCATCATATTCTGTGTCAGATGCCGTGGCAACATATTTTCTATATATGACATATGTTCATCCGTTCATTTTCTCTCTTGCAACTATAATTCCTATGCCACCAGATGAGGTCCTCCGAAAAGGAAGTGGAACACTttgtgaaatgcttcttatggtgCAG GCATACAAGGCTAATGTTATTTGTCCTAACAAGCACCAATCTGATCCTGAAAAATTCTACAACAACCGCCCTCTAGAAAGTGAAACATATATTGGAGGGCATGTTGAATGCCTTGAAAGTGGTGTTTTTAGGTCAGATCTTCCTATTAAGTTCCAGCTTGATCCATCTGCATATGAG CAATTAATTGGAAATCTGGATCGTGACCTTCAATTTGCAATTACAGTGGAAGGAAAAATGAGCATTGAATCAATTGCAAATTACAAAGATGTGAAGAATGCTATAATGGAAAAG CTTATCTTCTTGCGGGATCATCCGACATGTGAGGAATGCCCACTTATTTATCATCTTGATGTTGCTGCAATGTATCCAAACATCATTTTAACAAACAGACTTCAG CCTCCATCAATAGTTACAGATGTAGTCTGCACTGCATGTGACTTTAATCGTCCAGGAAAAAATTGCCTACGTAAACTAGAATGGGTTTGGCGAGGAGAGACCTACATGGCCAAGAAGAG TGATTACTATTACATAAGGAAACAAATTCAGTCAGAACTTGTTGAATTTGGTGATGGTAAAACAATGCCATTTCTTGATCTCCCCAAATCAGAGCAACAATTGAGGCTGAAAGAACGCTTGAAGAAGTACTGTCAGAAG GCATATAAAAGGGTTCTGGACAAGCCTGTGACAGAGCTTAGAGAAGCAGGGATATGCATGCGTGAAAATCCCTTTTATGTTGACACAGTACGAAG TTTCCGGGACAGACGGTATGAATACAAAGGACTTAATAAGGTATGGAAGGGAAAATTGGCAGATGCAAAAACTAGCAGAAATCAAATGAACATTCAGGAAGCACAG GATATGGTTATCCTCTATGATTCCTTACAACTCGCTCACAAATGTATACTCAATTCCTTTTATGGATATGTCATGCGCAA GGGTGCAAGATGGTACTCAATGGAAATGGCAGGAGTTGTCACTTATACTGGTGCAAAAATTATACAAAATGCTCGTTTACTTGTTGAAAAGATTGGGAGGCCACTGGAATTGGATACAGATGGCATTTGGTGTGCGCTTCCAGGATCTTTTCCAGAGAACTTTACATTTAAAACAAG TGATGGAAAGAAATTCACAATTTCTTATCCGTGTGTTATGCTTAACGTTGATGTTGCCAGAAACAACACTAATGATCAGTACCAG ACACTTAAAGATCCTGTCACCAGAACTTATACAACCCACAGTGAGTGTTCCATTGAATTTGAAGTGGACGGGCCATACAAG GCAATGATCCTTCCAGCTTCAAAGGCAGAAGGAATTTTAATCAAGAAGAGATATGCAGTATTCAATTATGATGGCACCCTAGCAGAACTCAAAGGTTTTGAGATCAAACGCAGAGGTGAGCTGAAGCTCATAAAAGTATTCCAG GCTGaggtttttgacaaatttcttcatgGATCAACCTTGGAAGAATGCTATGCAGCTGTTGCATCTGTTGCAAACCGCTGGCTAGATCTTTTAGAT AATCAAGGCATTGATATTGCCGACAGTGAGCTTCTTGATTATATTTCAGAGTCGAGCACAATGAGTAAATCATTGGTTGATTATGGGGAACAGAAATCATGTGCTGTAACTACTGCAAAAAGGCTTGCTCATTTTCTGGGAGATGCAATGGTTAAAGACAAAGGACTCCATTGCCAATATATAGTCGCTCGAGAACCACAG GGAACTCCAGTAAGTGAGCGTGCAGTCCCTGTTGCAATATTTGAAACAGATGCAG AGATTGCAAAGTACTATTTACGCAAGTGGTGTAAAATAACTTCTGATGTGGGCATTCGGTCTATTGTTGATTGGTCTTATTACACGCTACGACTTAGTTCAGCTATTCAAAAAATTATCACCATCCCTGCTGCAATGCAAAAG GTTTCTAACCCTGTACCAAGAGTGGTCCATCCGGATTGGTTGCACAAGAAGGTTTGCGAGAAAGAGGATCGTTTTCGCCAGCGTAAACTTGTTGACATCTTTAATACAGCAAAAAGAGATCAGGTggctcaagatgagacaattgttGGGGATATTGAAGAAATTTTGGTCAAAGATGGTGCTAGAGTACTTCCACCTCGACCTGTAGTTCAtagctttgaattcaatagagaaATCAATTCAAGAAAACCATCTTCTCCAGTATCTGGGATGCCTGTTGACCTCCAGGAGCAAGATCTCACCCTATTTGGGTCAAATCAATCGCTAGTTTCATCGAGTAATAATGGTATTTCCAGTGAAAATGTGGATAAGACCATTGATTATCAAGCTTGGCTCGAAACGAAGAAGAGAAAATGGAAGGACTCTCGTGAAGAGAGGAAGAGATGCag ATTGGGTAGCACAAATATATCAGATGAACCTGTTGGCACAACTAAGTTTCCTGACTCAAGTTTCAAGTACAAGCATAGCCAGAGATTTGGTGTCAGTGGATTCTTCAAGAAACATGAATCAAGTCTTGTTCGGTCTCACTGGCAG ATATTACAGCTTGTCCCAAGAACACAACCTGGGCACTTTTATGCCTGGGTTATTGCTGATGGCACCATGCATAAGGTCCCAATAAATGTTCCAAGAGTGTTTTATCTCAATTCTAAAGCTCCTATTACAGAAGAGTTTCCTGGAAGGCGTGTTAAAAAGATTCTTCCTCATAGCAGACCTAACTTCAATCTCATTGAG GTTGTTATTAGTGAAGAACAATTCAGGGCCGAAAGCAAGAAACTTGCCGCTCACCTAGCAGATCCAGAAGTTGAG GGGATATATGAGACAAAGGTGCCATTAGAATTTCATGCTATTATCCAGATTGGTTGTGTTTGCAAAGTAGACAAAGCTGCTAAATTGCGAAATGCTCAAGATGGCTGGAACCTGGATGAGTTGCATATGAAGACTACGGCAGAATGCTCTTATCTAGAACAAGGAGTTACCTACTTTTATCTGTACCACAG CTTCTCGGAGGGAAGGGCAATATACGTTATATACTTCCCCACATCTTGGACAAtatctgttgttgttgtaaaccctTTTCAGAACAAAGAACTATCATCAGCAATTCTGGAGAAACAATTTCGTGAAGCTTGCCATGCATTATCTATTGAACCTCCAACGAATGGTAGTGCTACCTTTAAG GTTGAGTACGTCCGATCAATTGATGTTGGAAGCAAAATTTTGCAGAGAACATTAGTTGCACACAG GCATCAACATCTTCAACCTGCTATTGGTATCATAGAATGTCCAGGGTTTCAAGTTCTCAAGTCAAGGATAAGAATTCTGGAAGACTTCCCTTGTGTCACTATGTCTTTTAATGCTTGTGATAGCAATTATCAG GCTCTTGGATGGCAAGTTACAGCTGGTAAAATTAGCATGCAAAGATGTGCTGCATCATCCCAGTGGTTTAATGAAAGGATTTTGCTATCAAGATATGCACAT GTGCCATTAGGGAATTTTGAACTTGATTGGCTTCTATTTACTGCTGATGTCTTCTTCTCTAGGGCATTGCGTGATAAGCAACAG GTACTATGGATATCTGATGATGGAATTCCAGATTTTGGGGGCATTTATGAGGGAGATACATGCTTTGCTGATGAA GTCAACCAACCAGCTGCCAGTTATCCTGGAGCATATAGAAAAGTGGCAGTTGAACTGAAG ATTCACCACCTAGCTGTTAATGCTCTTCTCAAGAGCAGTCTAGTGGAAGAAACGGATGGGGGATCCCTATTTTGTCATGAATCTGACTCACATCCCCCTGCTCATGATAACGAAACTGATTATGATGAAGCTAGCTCGTGTGCGCCTGCATTTCAAGTACTAAAGCAACTAATTCAGAGATGCATATCAGATGCTGTGGCTTCTGGTAATGCCTTTGCTGATGGAATATTGCAGCATCTTTACCGGTGGCTTTGCAG CCCAATGTCAAAACTTCATGACCCTGCCCTCCATCGGGTCCTGAACATG TTTATGAAAAAGGTGTTTGCATTGCTGCTGGTTGAGTTTAAAAAACTAGGAGCCACCATCATCTTTGCAAACTTCTCTAAGATCATTATAGACACGGGTAAGATTGAACTATCAGCTGCTAGAGCATATTGTGATTGTTTGCTGAGAACACTGCAAACAAG GGAACTTTTTGAGTGGATTGAGCTTGAACCTCTGCATTTTTGGCATTCATTACTGTTTATGGACCAG TTAAATTATGGAGGGATTCAAGCCAAATGGCCTATGGGGTTGCCGGTAGAGGATATGGAGGATAATTCTCAAATGAACGTGGTATCAAGCTGGAATATAGCAGAATACCTACCAAAGGTCACTAAG GATCACTTTGTCTTGATAGTGTCAGAATTCTTGTATATCCCATGGAAGTACTTGAAAGAACAAGTTTTGATCCGAACTACTAATATGATGGATGATAGTACTAGTACTCAATCAATCACAGTCACAGCTGCCGAAACAATTGAAGCTCGTGTCAATGAATACATCAAAGAACAG ATCAGCAATTATTTTACTGAGAAGCTTCTTAACATTGTGTGTGATATACTCCGCCGTTTCAAGGGAGAAAACAAAGGAATTAAGGACCTACATGCAACTCATGTTCTCCCCTGTTCTTATGGATCCCAAGGAAATAAGGGAGATGCAGCATTAGAGTTCATCAAGCATGTGTGTGCTGTTCTTGCTCTTGATCAGAATGTTAAACATGATGTTCTG CGGATGAGGAAGAATTTATTAAAACGGATCCATGTCAAAGAGTTTTCTCCAGAAGCACAGTTTCGTGATCCATGTCAGTCTTTTACACTTCCGAATATTATTTGCAG TTACTGCAATGATTGCCGGGATTTAGACTTCTGTCATGATTCAGTACTTTTGGAGGATAATTGGCACTGTGCGGTGCCACATTGTGGACAGCCATACAATCGTGAGCAGATGGAGAATGCTCTCCTTCAAATAGTTAGGCAGAGAGAAAGGCTTTACCACTTGCAGGATCTTGTTTGTGACAGGTGCAGACAAGTTAAAGCTGCTCACTTAGTGGAGCAGTGTGCATGTGGTGGCTCATTCCGGTGCCATGAAGACTTGTTGGCATTCCTTGGCAAAATGCAAGTGTTTCTCAGCATAGCAGCATGTAAGAAGTTCCAGCTACTCCATGACTGCACCTCGTGGATCTTACAAGTCAGATAG